Proteins encoded by one window of Candidatus Sumerlaea chitinivorans:
- a CDS encoding Multimodular transpeptidase-transglycosylase, with product MSSPLFRKWFLIFAAFLLTIVFCAGAAIGAFLGYLNHLPPLEPLENYNPPAVSRVFDRTGNTQLGEFFNSEKREFVHIQDVPRHVLDAFVAIEDERFYSHFGVDLRGIVRAFVSNLEKGGRIQGASTITMQVARNIVLLDRRRVFSRKLKEIITALQIERNFSKDQILEFYINHVFFGERSYGVQAAAKTYFGKEVKDLTVPEAALIAGLPQAPSALSPTRDIEQARRRRNLVLGNMRRLGFIKTDEELKRYLETPVVLNPAPPVKETAPYFVDYVRNWLTRDRSLSPEELKSKGYTIIGTVDLNLQRICEEELSKGLREVEKQIEEQKPERFAQESAKLGSVKKGQARLARIKEVRSDSIVVTLQGYTATVPLPKTLPYFDPQAVVKPGNLIDIYIQDVRKGKLEAYLYDKTHVQGAAVLLDVKTGEVLALVGGADYNDNANNGQWNRAYQGGRQPGSCWKPLLYASAMDLDDASGKPRFTPGYVIIDEPLTFPDGYSPKNYEGRSYGPTCLHEALVKSRNIPTIKLFMEIGPKRAVPLYHRFNMVTRPSNWQLDAVPSMPLGTPNITPLELAAAYAVIANQGVGIPPHPIRRKLSARNPSESSIERAERVQVLSPQAAYITTRMMMDVIRFGTAKTTVGKWIDEQTAKGRKIPEIAGKTGTTNNCFVAWFTGFTPELVLAVYVGYDQHRSMGPKMVGGKTVGPIWARMMDRILQTRSDWEMKFPVPEGISFVPICSKSGKRPTEACYASGDNVFPNAAFKAGTEPSGTCTYHTSAPQESIQSEEDAESAYSQSGLEDTQNVPSRGFRMRFW from the coding sequence ATGTCTTCGCCCTTATTTCGAAAGTGGTTTCTCATTTTTGCAGCATTTCTGCTTACCATCGTCTTTTGTGCAGGTGCGGCCATCGGGGCGTTCCTTGGCTACCTGAACCACCTTCCCCCTCTCGAACCGCTTGAAAACTACAACCCACCGGCTGTCAGTCGGGTGTTTGATCGCACGGGCAACACTCAGCTCGGTGAGTTTTTTAACAGCGAGAAGCGTGAGTTTGTGCACATTCAAGACGTGCCGCGCCACGTCCTCGACGCCTTCGTGGCCATTGAGGACGAGCGCTTTTATTCGCATTTTGGAGTCGATCTGCGGGGCATTGTCCGCGCTTTCGTTTCAAATCTCGAAAAGGGGGGGCGGATCCAAGGCGCAAGCACGATCACCATGCAGGTGGCCCGCAACATCGTATTGCTGGATCGGCGGCGCGTTTTTAGCCGAAAACTAAAAGAGATTATCACCGCCTTACAAATCGAACGTAATTTCTCAAAGGATCAAATCCTTGAGTTTTACATCAACCACGTCTTTTTCGGCGAGCGCTCGTACGGGGTGCAGGCAGCCGCAAAAACGTACTTTGGGAAGGAAGTCAAGGACCTTACTGTCCCCGAAGCGGCACTCATTGCAGGACTCCCACAGGCTCCCAGCGCCCTCTCCCCCACTCGCGACATTGAGCAAGCACGCCGGCGTCGAAATCTCGTGCTGGGAAACATGCGTCGCCTCGGCTTTATCAAGACGGACGAAGAGCTTAAAAGATATTTGGAAACGCCAGTGGTCCTGAACCCAGCTCCGCCGGTTAAGGAAACCGCACCCTATTTTGTGGACTACGTCCGCAACTGGCTGACCCGCGATCGCTCCCTCAGTCCCGAGGAACTGAAGTCCAAAGGCTACACCATCATTGGGACTGTGGACCTTAACCTTCAAAGAATCTGCGAAGAAGAACTGAGCAAAGGGCTGAGAGAAGTTGAGAAGCAAATCGAAGAACAGAAACCAGAGCGCTTTGCGCAAGAATCCGCAAAACTGGGGTCAGTTAAAAAGGGACAAGCCCGGCTGGCGCGGATTAAAGAGGTTCGGTCTGATTCGATTGTCGTGACCTTGCAGGGCTACACGGCTACCGTACCTCTGCCAAAAACGCTTCCATACTTTGATCCTCAGGCAGTCGTGAAACCGGGGAACCTAATCGACATCTACATTCAGGATGTTCGAAAAGGAAAGCTGGAAGCCTATCTCTACGACAAAACTCACGTGCAGGGCGCTGCCGTGCTCTTGGACGTGAAGACTGGTGAAGTGCTGGCTTTGGTGGGTGGTGCTGATTACAACGATAATGCAAACAATGGACAATGGAATCGCGCTTACCAAGGAGGCCGGCAGCCGGGATCGTGTTGGAAACCCTTACTCTATGCCTCTGCGATGGATTTGGACGACGCCTCTGGGAAGCCGCGTTTTACGCCCGGATACGTGATCATCGACGAACCGCTCACCTTCCCGGACGGTTACTCGCCCAAGAATTACGAGGGCCGCAGTTATGGCCCAACTTGCCTTCACGAGGCACTCGTCAAGTCGCGAAACATTCCTACCATCAAGCTTTTCATGGAAATTGGGCCGAAGCGGGCTGTTCCCCTCTATCATCGCTTTAATATGGTGACCCGGCCCTCAAATTGGCAATTGGATGCCGTTCCCTCCATGCCCTTAGGCACGCCAAACATAACGCCTTTAGAGCTGGCCGCTGCGTATGCTGTGATTGCGAATCAAGGCGTTGGAATTCCACCCCACCCAATTCGAAGAAAACTTAGCGCACGGAATCCCTCGGAATCTTCCATTGAACGAGCTGAGCGAGTTCAAGTGCTCTCTCCGCAAGCAGCATACATCACCACTCGAATGATGATGGATGTCATTCGCTTCGGGACGGCAAAGACCACTGTCGGCAAATGGATCGACGAACAAACCGCAAAGGGTCGAAAGATCCCAGAAATTGCCGGAAAAACAGGCACGACCAATAACTGCTTCGTGGCGTGGTTTACTGGCTTTACGCCTGAACTTGTTTTGGCCGTGTATGTGGGATATGATCAGCATCGTTCCATGGGGCCCAAGATGGTGGGTGGTAAAACCGTTGGCCCAATCTGGGCCCGCATGATGGACCGAATTCTCCAAACGCGCTCGGACTGGGAGATGAAGTTCCCTGTTCCAGAAGGGATTTCCTTTGTCCCCATTTGCTCGAAGAGTGGCAAGCGACCAACCGAAGCTTGTTATGCAAGTGGGGATAATGTGTTCCCAAACGCTGCCTTCAAGGCTGGGACTGAGCCCTCGGGAACCTGCACATACCATACCTCCGCGCCCCAGGAATCCATCCAGTCCGAAGAAGACGCCGAAAGTGCGTACTCGCAGAGCGGATTAGAAGACACACAGAATGTTCCATCCCGTGGTTTTCGTATGCGTTTCTGGTAG
- a CDS encoding Enolase, protein MTLIRSIKAREILDSRGNPTVEVDVLLREGGFGRAAVPSGASTGEQEALELRDGDPKRYLGKGVLKAVQNVNEKIAPALIDMDATDQVAIDQLLIEMDGTESKKNLGANAILGVSLAVAKAAADAVGLPLYQYLGGVHARTLPVPLMNILNGGAHADNTVDIQEFMIVPAGFDSFRDAIRAGAEVFHSLKKILKGKGLNTSVGDEGGFAPNLSTAEEVLDVIVEAIEAAGYKPGSQVAIALDAAASEFFDENKKKYVWKKSSKQELSGDEIIAYWEKLCAKYPIVSIEDGADENDWDTWQKLTAKLGDSVQLVGDDIFVTNTRILSKGIQSGVANSILIKVNQIGTLTETLAAVEMAKRAAYTSILSHRSGETEDSTIADIAVATNCGFIKTGSASRSDRLAKYNQLLRIEEELGKAAQFAGFAAFSSVKKPFRFVK, encoded by the coding sequence ATGACGCTAATTCGCAGCATCAAAGCACGCGAGATTCTGGATTCGCGGGGAAATCCCACAGTTGAGGTTGACGTACTGTTGCGCGAGGGTGGTTTCGGTCGGGCTGCCGTACCTTCGGGTGCTTCGACCGGTGAGCAAGAGGCTCTTGAGCTTCGAGACGGCGATCCCAAGCGCTACCTCGGGAAAGGCGTTCTTAAGGCTGTTCAGAACGTCAACGAGAAGATTGCTCCTGCTCTCATTGATATGGATGCCACCGATCAAGTTGCAATTGATCAGCTGTTGATCGAAATGGACGGTACCGAGTCGAAGAAGAACCTCGGGGCCAATGCCATCCTTGGCGTCTCGCTGGCGGTGGCGAAAGCTGCAGCGGACGCGGTTGGGCTGCCGCTTTACCAATACCTTGGCGGTGTTCACGCCCGGACGTTGCCTGTCCCGCTCATGAACATCCTGAACGGCGGTGCCCACGCTGATAACACCGTCGACATTCAGGAGTTCATGATTGTACCCGCGGGTTTTGATTCGTTCCGCGATGCGATCCGCGCTGGGGCAGAAGTCTTCCACAGCCTAAAGAAAATTCTTAAGGGCAAGGGGCTAAACACTTCTGTTGGAGATGAGGGCGGATTTGCACCGAACCTCTCCACGGCTGAAGAAGTTTTGGATGTGATCGTCGAAGCAATCGAGGCGGCTGGCTACAAACCCGGCTCGCAGGTCGCAATCGCGCTCGATGCCGCAGCCTCCGAGTTTTTCGACGAGAACAAGAAGAAGTACGTCTGGAAGAAGAGCAGCAAGCAGGAGCTCTCGGGCGATGAGATCATCGCGTACTGGGAAAAACTTTGCGCGAAGTACCCAATCGTGTCGATCGAGGACGGCGCCGACGAGAACGATTGGGACACGTGGCAGAAGCTCACAGCAAAGCTGGGCGATTCGGTTCAGTTAGTCGGTGACGATATTTTTGTCACGAACACCCGAATTCTCAGCAAAGGCATTCAGAGTGGGGTTGCCAACTCCATCCTGATCAAGGTGAATCAGATTGGCACCCTCACGGAAACCCTTGCTGCCGTGGAAATGGCCAAGCGAGCCGCCTACACCTCCATTCTCTCGCATCGAAGTGGAGAAACAGAAGATTCAACCATCGCTGATATCGCCGTCGCTACGAACTGCGGCTTTATCAAAACAGGAAGCGCCAGCCGGAGTGATCGCTTGGCGAAGTATAACCAACTTCTCCGCATTGAGGAGGAGCTCGGAAAAGCTGCACAGTTCGCTGGGTTTGCGGCTTTCTCCTCGGTGAAGAAACCATTTCGCTTTGTGAAGTAG
- a CDS encoding Peptidoglycan/xylan/chitin deacetylase, which translates to MMRGKRKDLWVLFALLLALPSFTHASTTGTITHKQRGTMSTDHTVTSFTYDRGCIIRGPVDKKLIALEFTGGYFADGGTTILNELKKRNIKASFFFIGDFYRNPEFRPLIERIRDEGHYLGPHSDKHPLYASWEKPPKLLISRKEFDEDLTRNLEEIEKFGIPREKARFFIPPYEHYTEEIAQWTRERGMVLINYTPGTRSHADYMEDNDPKFVPAVEMVRSVLQKEESDPHGLNGFLLLMHIGAGPGRTRDHLYDHLGALLDELMRRGYRFVRVDELLAGA; encoded by the coding sequence ATGATGCGAGGAAAACGCAAAGATTTGTGGGTGCTTTTTGCACTCTTGCTTGCTCTCCCGTCGTTTACTCATGCAAGCACTACGGGAACAATCACGCATAAACAGAGGGGAACGATGAGCACAGACCATACCGTAACCAGCTTCACATATGATCGCGGGTGCATTATTCGGGGGCCGGTTGACAAGAAGCTTATCGCCCTCGAATTTACAGGGGGCTACTTCGCCGATGGCGGGACCACGATTCTCAACGAGCTGAAAAAGCGAAACATTAAAGCATCGTTCTTCTTTATCGGCGATTTTTACCGGAACCCGGAATTTCGGCCGCTGATTGAACGCATCCGAGATGAAGGACACTATCTGGGCCCGCACTCGGACAAACATCCTCTCTATGCGTCTTGGGAAAAACCTCCCAAACTGCTGATTTCTCGGAAAGAGTTCGATGAGGACCTGACTCGAAACCTTGAGGAAATCGAGAAGTTTGGAATCCCAAGGGAGAAAGCTCGCTTTTTCATTCCGCCCTATGAGCACTATACTGAGGAAATCGCTCAGTGGACCCGAGAGCGTGGTATGGTACTTATCAATTACACTCCGGGAACCCGCTCGCACGCCGATTATATGGAAGACAACGACCCCAAGTTCGTTCCTGCGGTGGAGATGGTGCGCTCCGTGCTACAAAAAGAAGAGTCGGATCCGCATGGACTCAACGGGTTTTTGTTGCTCATGCACATTGGGGCAGGGCCAGGCCGCACCCGTGATCACCTTTATGACCATCTTGGGGCACTTTTGGATGAGCTCATGCGTCGCGGCTACCGCTTTGTCCGAGTGGATGAGCTTTTAGCAGGAGCATAG
- a CDS encoding 2'-5' RNA ligase, with amino-acid sequence MESVSQHSSPFRVSVGGVHFFPTDKNPRVISVGLRGDVESLHALQLTLSERCRAAGLTAEDRPFRPHVTLARIKSMRGLPGLRDVVAMHRAVQLGEMVVDRITLYRSRLHPDGAEYDVLYESFLSAPQV; translated from the coding sequence ATGGAAAGTGTGAGCCAGCATTCCTCGCCTTTTCGCGTTTCAGTGGGTGGTGTGCACTTCTTCCCCACGGATAAGAATCCGCGCGTCATTAGCGTGGGCCTTCGTGGCGATGTGGAGAGCTTGCATGCACTTCAACTTACGTTGAGCGAGCGCTGTCGCGCTGCGGGGCTTACGGCAGAAGATCGCCCCTTCCGACCGCACGTCACTCTGGCCCGTATCAAGTCCATGAGGGGACTACCCGGCTTACGGGATGTTGTTGCCATGCACCGAGCAGTGCAACTCGGTGAGATGGTTGTGGACCGAATCACCCTGTACCGCAGTCGCTTGCACCCTGACGGTGCGGAATACGATGTACTTTATGAAAGTTTCCTTTCGGCTCCGCAGGTCTGA